GTGAACGCCTCGGAAAATCCGGTTCGCTCATCGACTTCCAGCAACAGATCGGTGATCCTCGCGGGCGGGAGCTGTTGATAGAGATCGAGCACGAGATCCTCGGCCCCTTCGGGCGTGTCGGCCCTCAGCTTGTCGATGTGCAGCTTGCCGTTCTCGATGATGCCGCCTGGGATCGTGCCGGTTCGCGCCGCGCGGCCAAACTCCTTCAGCCGTGTATCCAGTCGAGCCCTGCGCTCGGCCAGCCATTCGCCGGGTCGCAGCGGCACGGCGAGCCGCGCGGTCTGCTCTATCGCCTGTGGCGGGACCAGAAGCTGCTTGAGGTCGCCATAGCGGCGCGATCCCGCCAACCATATGTCACCGGACCGGAAGGCGTCGCGGATGTGGAACAGCACCGCGATTTCCCAAAGCCGGTGGTCGCCGCTGGGCTCAGCGCGAAGATGACGATGCCATTTCGAGTTGGGACGTAGAAAATCCACCGGCGGATCGACCTTGATCCCGTTACGCAGCATCGCAACGGCCGCCAGAAGAGGCGTGGCGATCGGCGCCGCCTGCATGTCGAGCAGGCGCAGCATCCTGGGCGCGTAGAGGCGGAAACGGTGATAGCCGTCCAGCACACGGCTGAGCGGGTCGGCCGCGAGCACGTTGGTCAGCGCGGAGGCCGTGGCGACAAGGGTTCTGAACCGTTCCCAGCCAGGCCCGGTGGCGATTATCCCGTCCAGGGCCGTGCCATCGTCCTGCGCTCCAAGCAAAGCACCACCGATTTCGGCAAAGGACTTCAGCGTGTCCCGAACGGCCGCCTTTTCGTCGGCGATCCTGGTGTTGCAAAGGCGTTCGGAGGCCCGATAGAGACGGCCTACGATGCGATCGTGGGTCTCCACGATGACATCGGCCAGCGATGACCGCCATTCCAGGGTGCAGACAGCGAGGATCGCAAGCCGCCTGTCTTCGGGCAGATCACGCATGCCGTCGGCGTAATAGCGCTCGCCCTGCCGGCGAAGCCGGGTCACACGATGCGCCGGCACGCCGTCCAGCAAATCCGCCGGAAGATCGAACCTTTGAAGATATTCCAGTCGATCCATCAGCCGGTTAGCGGCTGCTGAATTTGCGCCAACCTCGAACTGTCGCAGCCATACGAAGCGCGTGACGCGACCATCCACCGTATCCTCCAACAGGTGAGCCAAATTCTCGCTCAGGGTTGGCGTGATGCGATGGGCGATAAGATCCTCGATCCGGCGCTCGGCCTCAACCAGCGCATCGGCGCAAAGGCGCTCGATCGTCGAGGAGCCGGGAAGGATCGTGCGGGTGCGGCGACACTCCGCAACGAAGCGACGGGCAAGATCCTCATTCGATGTCGCTGCCTCGGCTTCCCGAGCGATCCATTCGCGCAAATCCCGTGCGCCCCGCCCCGAAAAGGAGCGGGGCTGTTGAAAAATGCGCCGCTGGTGGCCGGGTCCGGTTGGGGGCGGAATGACACCCCAACGCATAGCGATCCCGTCTCGCATGGGATCGAGTTTCGGGAATGTCCGCGCCGGGGAGGAAAGCAGTCAGGCGGCTTTCTCGCCAGGAATCGATTTCAGGATAGCGGGTGCCTTTCCGAATTGAATTTAGGCGGGAGATAAAGCTTCAAGAATGCCGCACTCGGCAACGGTGCCGTGACCGCATCGCTCGATAATGCGTGCCAACTCCACATCTAGGGCTGACAGGTCGGCGATCTTGCGCTCGATCGCCGCCCGGTGCTCGCGCGCGATCGTCTCGACCGCGTTGCAGGACCAATCGCTATGGTCTGCCAAAGCTAGCAGCTCGCGCACCCGGTCGAGGCTGAATCCGAGGTCGCGCGAGCGGCGAATGAACGACAGCCGGCGCAGCGTGCCTGCATCATAGGTTCGGTAGTTTCCCTCCGTGCGCGCCGGCGCGGGCAGCATACCGATTTCTTCATAATAGCGGATCGTCTGCACCTTGGTGCCTGTCGCCTTGGCAAGATCGCCGATTTTCAGAGCCATGCCCTTGACCCTACAGTTACTGGAGGGTGCATATGGCGCAGTGACAACAAGCTTGTCGAGAAGCCAAGGCGAGCGCGGTGAGTTGCTTCGGCGGAATGGGTGAAAGGAACGGCTGTGCCTACAGGAGACTCTCTAGCGCGAACGGCTGATAAAACCGGCGTAGTCGGCGCGATCATCGCATCCCTTGGCTGTGCGGCGTGCTTTCCGGCTCTTGGCAGCCTCGGTGCCGGAATCGGTTTAAGCTTCCTGACCCGGTATGAAGGCCCCTTCATTCGATACATACTGCCGCTTTCCGCTCTCATCGTGTTGGCGGCGAACCTCAGTAGCGGACTTCGTCACAAAGCTTGGCCTCGCCTGTTTCTGGGTATTACTGGACCGGTCCTTGTCCTCATTGCCGCCCTGCTAATGTCGCTTCACGGCATTCGAGCGGAGTGGGTGCTCTATGCAGGACTGGTGCTCATGATCGGAGTTTCGATCCTTGATCTGGTTTCCCCACCAGGGCGACGGTTTAGCAATCCGGCCCCGTCGAGAAACGGATAATGACGGATACCGCCACCACAAGGCGAGCCTCAACACCGGGTAAGCCGCCCGTCAAAGGAGCCGCATCAATCGCGGCTGCGTTGGGTCTAGGCGCGGTTACGGCAGCAGCGGCCTGCTGCGTCCTGCCGCTCGCGCTTGCCTCGATCGGCGTGGGGGCTGGGCTTGCCGGAAGCCTCGCCGAACTGGCAAGCATCCGCACGCCGCTTCTGGTGCTTAGCGTCGTCGCGCTCGTGGTCGCGTGGATCATGTGGTGGCGTAAGCGCGAGACAGCTTGCGCGCCGGGGGAGACCTGCACGACGGACGCCAGCCCGCCCCGCGCTGTTGGCCTTCTCATCGCGGCAACAGTGCTGGTCGGATTGACCGTTATCTGGGACTCGATCGAACCAACTCTGATGGATTGGATTTTGTGATGTTGCTTTCTTCCACTTTGACGTGCCCCAAGTGTGGTCATCAATCGACCGACGTAATGCCGACCGATGCATGCCAGTTCTTTTACGACTGTAAGGGCTGCGCTGCGGTGCTACGCCCCAATGCCGGCGATTGCTGCGTTTATTGCTCGTTCGGAGACGTGCCTTGTCCTCCGATTCAGGAAGCACGCGCATCTGGATCAACGGCAAGCTGCTGCGCTTGAGAGCACCCCTCGAAGGGCAACTACCTGACACTGGACAGAAGAGAAGCTCATGCCCGAAAGCTATGACCTAGTCATCGGTTGTGCGCCTGAGCGCTTTCCCGATTAGGAACCTCCAACGGGAAGACCGGCACCGGCACAAAAACACGCCCTATCCCCGCTGGGGCTTTCCCAAAATATGTTCCCGAAATATAAGTCCCGAAATTCGCTGTTTGAGATGGGATAACGGGACTCATGCTGGTTGGTTATGCGCGTGTCTCGACTTCCGATCAGGACCTGACGCTACAAACCGATGCGCTGACCAAGGCTGGCTGTGAAAAGCTGTTCACCGACAAGGTGAGCGGCGCGAAGCTGAACCGTCCCGGCCTGACCGAAGCTCTCAATTTCGTGCGGGCGGGCGATACGCTGGTGATATGGAAGCTCGATCGCCTTGGCCGTTCGATTGGGGGCCTGATCGAACTGGCGGCGGACCTGTCCGCTCGCAAGATTGATTTCCGATCCCTGACGGACGGGTTCGACACGGCCACCCCATCGGGCCGGCTGCTGTTCCATATCCTCGCTTCCGTCGCGGAGATGGAGCGAGAACTGATAAAGGAACGGACGATTGCTGGTTTGGCAGCGGCACGGGCCAAGGGCGGCACGGGCGGGGGCCGCAAGTCCGTCATGACGCCCGACATGCTCGATACCGCCCGCAAGCTGCTCAAGGCCGGCGATAAACCAGCGAAGGTCGCGAAGCTGCTACAGGTCGGCCGTTCCACCTTCTATCGCCACTTCCCTGCGGCCGAGCGCGAACCTGGCTAATTGGTGTCAGAAGATCGTCGCGTAGTAAGATTGCTCGAACCGGCCCCGGCTGATCCGGGCCATGTGATCGATCCGTTCCGGCACCGGGGGCGGGCGGCGGGTCCGTGCCGGTCGTGCGGCGGGGCGGGCCAGCAGTACGAGATTGGCAATGGCCGCGCCCAACAGAAACTCTTCCTCGGCACCGCGCAGGCCGCGAAGGTGCAAACGGGTTAGCCCCCGCTTACCCTTGGCATCGGCAAACACCCGCTCGACGCCCCGACGCAGTCGCATCGACCGCTTGAATAGGGGCGTCTGCATCTCGCCGCGCACCAGCTCGCGCACGTCCTCATGTTCGCTGTGCGTCACCGACCTGTTGCTGCCTGCGGTGCATTTCCGTTTGAGGTGACAGGCGCGGCAGTCGGAGGGACTGGCGCTGTATCGGAGAAAGCCCGCCCGACGATCGGCACCACGAAAGGGCAGTATCTTGCCAGCAGGACAGACATAGCGGTCCTGCTCCCGTTCATAGCGGAAGGCTTCGCGGGGGAATTTGCCCTTGGTCTGTTCGGATCGTTCCAGCACCGGGATATGCGGGATGGTGCCGCGATCGGTGACAAACGCCAGGAACGCGGCGCTGCCGTAGGCGGTGTCAGCCGCGACGCGCTTTGGCCGGTAGCCGAACCGATCATCGGCCCGTGCCAGCATGGTCCGCCCCGCATCGACTTCCGCCGCGAAGCGGGCGGGACTGGCCTCCACGTCGATCGTCACCCCTCCCGGCGTGTCGATCAGGATATTCAGGGCATAGCCGAACCGGCCCCGCGCCGTGCGCGCAGACCAAGCCGACGCCGGATCGGTGCGTGACACCTCGGCCGGCTTGCCACGCGGCACGCCATGTTCCTGCGGTGGAGCATTGGCCTGATCCGCCAGCCATTCGCAAACCGGGCGGGGAAGCCGGGGCGCGGCTATGTCGGCGTCCCGCATCTTGCGCTGCCAGCTTGCGTCGGCCGCGACAAACGATGCGTCGATTGCGGCATCCTTGTGGGCGATCAGCCGCGCGTCGGCGCAGCGCCGAACAGTCTGCTCGAACAGGATGCGGAAGATGCCGGCATCGCGGAAGCGGCCATGCCGGTTCTTGCTAAACGTCGAGTGGTGCGGCACCCGCGCGTCGGGCGGCAATCGGCAGAACCAGCGATAAGCGAGATTGAAGCGGACTTCCTCGCACAGCCGGCGTTCCGACGTGATGCCATAGAGGCGAGCGATAAGCGCCATGCGGACCAGCAATTCAGGCGCTATCGAGGGACGCCCACGGCGACTATAATGCGGCGCGAGCGCATCGCGCAGTTCACCCAGGTCGATCAGTCCGTCTATCCTGCGTAGGATGTGATCGGCGGGGATCATCGCTCCTAGCGCCCGCCAACTTGCGCCCTTGCCGCCTCGCTGTTGCTCACCCATCATGGCCGCTGCTCCCGATGTGTCGAAGCAGGGAACCCGTTAGGAACGCGATCGGCTCACCCGGCCTTTTTCAACAGCCCCGGTGGGTTTGCGCTCAATGTGACGATACACTGCAAGAGCCACCCTAATGTGACGGATTTTGCACTTGGCTCGTATCGGATATGCCCGCGTCAGCACCACGGACCAGGATCTGGATATCCAGATTGGCCGCCTCAAGAATGCAGGTTGCGAAATTATCCGTTCCGAGACCGGATCGGGGGCCTCGCGGAGCGGGCGCACGGAACTGGAAACGATCATGCAGTTTATGCACACCGGCGACGAGCTGGTCGTGCTGCGGCTCGACCGGCTCGGCCGCTCCACGCGCGATGTCCTGAACCTGGTGCATGAGCTTGATGAAAAGGGAGCTTCGCTGCGCATCCTTGAGCCAGAGGTGACGACGGCGGGCGACATGGGGCGAATGGTCATCACCATACTCGGCATGGTCGCCGATATGGAGCTGAAGTTCATCAAGGATCGTCAGCGCGCCGGGATCGAAGCGGCGCGCGCCGAAGGCGTTTACAAAGGCCGGAAGAAGAACGTCGATGACGATGAAATCCGCCGTCGCCTTGCCGCCGGCGCCAGCAAGGCCCGCGTTGCCCGCGACCTGAAGGTCTCACGAATGACCGTCTATCGGGCGCTCGACATTATTCCGTCAAAGACCAAACTGCCGGAAAAGCCGCCCACTGCCAGCATCGCCCTGCATCTGATTATCGAGAACTTCAACAAGCGTGGAAGAGGTAGAAAACCCGCTCGGGAGCGGATTGAGGCGATGCTGGAACGCGACTACGCCATGGTAAAAAACGGCAATTGTGATTACAAACTGACCGTCGCCTATGACCCCGATCCGGATGGCATTTCCCTTGATGAGGAAATCCAAAGCCTCCTCTCCGAGATGTTCAACATCGCAGAGAGCTACAATTGCTCCATGGAAGCCGATATCTACGAGGTCGGTGGTCAGCAACGGTCCTGGTAGAATCAATCAAGCGTTCAGTGTTCGTTCTTCAACCTGGCCAAAATCGCAGCTTCGGGCCGACTGGGCCAAGTTCCACTGGAAGCCCCGACTTGGGATTCAGTCTACCATTTGGGACGAAGCGCTGAAGCTCCAGGCGGCGGACAATGACTATCAGCGCCGCGACCTGTTCGAGGCGATCGACGCCGGCGATTTCCCGCAATGGGATCTGGGTATCCAATTGTTCGACGAGGCGTTTGCCGAGGCGCAACCCTATGACGTGCTCGACGCGACCAAGCTCATCCCGGAAGAGGATGTGCCCGTGCGCCTGATCGGCACACTGACGCTCAACCGCAATGTCGACAATTTCTTCGCCGAAACCGAGCAGGTCGCATTCCTGCCCTCGAATGTTCCGCCAGGCATCGATTTTTCGAATGATCCGCTGCTTCAGGGCCGGCTCTTCTCCTATCTGGATACGCAAAATTCACGTCTCGGCACCACCAACTTCCATCAGATCCCGGTAAACGCACCGCGCTGTCCGTTCGGCAATTTCCAGCGGGACGGAAAAATGCAGACGATGGTGCCCAAGGGCCGTGCCAATTATGAACCCAACAGCCTGGCGGCGCATGGCGAGGAAGGTGGACCGCGCGAAAGCCCGGACGTCGGCTTTGTAACGGCAAACGCCGCCACTGGCCCTGAAGAGAGCGGCGACAAGCTGCGCGTGCGGGCGGAAACCTTCGCCGATCATTACAGTCAGGCGCGTTTATTCTACCGTTCACAGACGATCAGTGAACAAGCCCATATCGCCTCGTCCTTCGTGTTCGAACTCTCGAAGGTGGCAC
This portion of the Sphingobium yanoikuyae genome encodes:
- a CDS encoding MerR family transcriptional regulator produces the protein MALKIGDLAKATGTKVQTIRYYEEIGMLPAPARTEGNYRTYDAGTLRRLSFIRRSRDLGFSLDRVRELLALADHSDWSCNAVETIAREHRAAIERKIADLSALDVELARIIERCGHGTVAECGILEALSPA
- the merC gene encoding organomercurial transporter MerC; amino-acid sequence: MPTGDSLARTADKTGVVGAIIASLGCAACFPALGSLGAGIGLSFLTRYEGPFIRYILPLSALIVLAANLSSGLRHKAWPRLFLGITGPVLVLIAALLMSLHGIRAEWVLYAGLVLMIGVSILDLVSPPGRRFSNPAPSRNG
- a CDS encoding GDCCVxC domain-containing (seleno)protein; the protein is MLLSSTLTCPKCGHQSTDVMPTDACQFFYDCKGCAAVLRPNAGDCCVYCSFGDVPCPPIQEARASGSTASCCA
- a CDS encoding recombinase family protein, translated to MLVGYARVSTSDQDLTLQTDALTKAGCEKLFTDKVSGAKLNRPGLTEALNFVRAGDTLVIWKLDRLGRSIGGLIELAADLSARKIDFRSLTDGFDTATPSGRLLFHILASVAEMERELIKERTIAGLAAARAKGGTGGGRKSVMTPDMLDTARKLLKAGDKPAKVAKLLQVGRSTFYRHFPAAEREPG
- a CDS encoding transposase, which translates into the protein MMGEQQRGGKGASWRALGAMIPADHILRRIDGLIDLGELRDALAPHYSRRGRPSIAPELLVRMALIARLYGITSERRLCEEVRFNLAYRWFCRLPPDARVPHHSTFSKNRHGRFRDAGIFRILFEQTVRRCADARLIAHKDAAIDASFVAADASWQRKMRDADIAAPRLPRPVCEWLADQANAPPQEHGVPRGKPAEVSRTDPASAWSARTARGRFGYALNILIDTPGGVTIDVEASPARFAAEVDAGRTMLARADDRFGYRPKRVAADTAYGSAAFLAFVTDRGTIPHIPVLERSEQTKGKFPREAFRYEREQDRYVCPAGKILPFRGADRRAGFLRYSASPSDCRACHLKRKCTAGSNRSVTHSEHEDVRELVRGEMQTPLFKRSMRLRRGVERVFADAKGKRGLTRLHLRGLRGAEEEFLLGAAIANLVLLARPAARPARTRRPPPVPERIDHMARISRGRFEQSYYATIF
- a CDS encoding recombinase family protein produces the protein MARIGYARVSTTDQDLDIQIGRLKNAGCEIIRSETGSGASRSGRTELETIMQFMHTGDELVVLRLDRLGRSTRDVLNLVHELDEKGASLRILEPEVTTAGDMGRMVITILGMVADMELKFIKDRQRAGIEAARAEGVYKGRKKNVDDDEIRRRLAAGASKARVARDLKVSRMTVYRALDIIPSKTKLPEKPPTASIALHLIIENFNKRGRGRKPARERIEAMLERDYAMVKNGNCDYKLTVAYDPDPDGISLDEEIQSLLSEMFNIAESYNCSMEADIYEVGGQQRSW